A region of ANME-2 cluster archaeon DNA encodes the following proteins:
- a CDS encoding formylmethanofuran dehydrogenase subunit A, protein MSEMLIKNATVYDPINNINGDMMDIAVKDGKIVDSVGGSAQTIDAGGRLVYPGGVDAHTHIAGSKVNVGRIMRPDDSRLNNKPRTKVTRPRTGYTVPNVYSMGYGYAEMGYTTAFEAAVPILKARHTHEELEEIPIIDKAGLTLFGSNWMVMDAIREDDLDRLAAYVAWGLLASRGWGIKIVNPGGGEAWGFGKNVSGLDDPVPNFEVTPRQIVKQLAEANEKLNLPHSIHLHCNNLGKPGNYETTLATFDVCKDIKSKRDRQSLHVTHVQFNAWGGNHWGDFESKSEPIADYLNKNDFLTIDMGQLVFGSATTMTADGPVQYANARLLKARWSNGDVELEDSSGVTPLEYHPQSYIHGIMWAIGLELALLTKDPWQVLMTTDHPNGGPYVNYPMVMTMLMSQKRREKEMAKIAELTFERTSIAGIDRELDWYDIAIKTRAAHAKVQGIIELGKGHLGVGADADIAIYDIKPDETDATMEFDKVEAAFRHAAYTIKGGEIVVKDGEITAVPKGRTYWVKATAPADGHERMMEDLKMKFKKYYSVNMANYMVQDEYVEHPVVFETGYQ, encoded by the coding sequence ATGAGTGAAATGCTGATAAAGAACGCAACTGTGTATGACCCTATCAATAATATCAACGGGGATATGATGGATATTGCTGTTAAGGACGGCAAGATAGTGGACAGCGTGGGCGGCAGTGCCCAGACCATAGACGCCGGAGGCCGGCTGGTCTATCCGGGCGGTGTGGATGCACATACTCATATCGCTGGCAGTAAGGTGAATGTGGGACGTATTATGCGTCCTGATGATTCACGCCTGAACAATAAACCCAGGACCAAAGTGACCCGGCCCCGTACCGGATATACTGTGCCAAATGTATATTCTATGGGATACGGGTATGCTGAGATGGGATATACCACGGCTTTCGAGGCTGCTGTTCCTATCCTGAAAGCAAGGCATACCCATGAGGAACTGGAAGAGATACCCATCATTGATAAAGCCGGCCTGACCCTGTTCGGCAGTAACTGGATGGTAATGGACGCAATCCGTGAGGATGATCTGGACAGGCTGGCGGCATATGTGGCATGGGGATTGCTGGCATCACGCGGCTGGGGTATCAAGATCGTGAACCCTGGCGGCGGCGAAGCATGGGGATTCGGTAAAAACGTATCTGGACTGGATGACCCAGTTCCTAACTTTGAGGTTACGCCCAGGCAGATAGTCAAGCAACTGGCAGAAGCGAACGAGAAATTGAACCTTCCCCACAGTATACACCTGCACTGTAATAACCTGGGTAAGCCAGGTAACTACGAGACCACGCTGGCAACTTTTGATGTCTGTAAGGACATTAAATCCAAGCGGGATCGTCAGTCATTGCACGTAACCCATGTGCAGTTCAATGCGTGGGGCGGCAACCACTGGGGAGATTTCGAATCAAAGTCAGAACCAATTGCTGATTACCTGAACAAGAACGACTTTTTAACCATTGATATGGGCCAGCTGGTGTTCGGCAGTGCTACCACAATGACCGCAGACGGTCCGGTGCAGTATGCCAATGCCAGGCTGCTTAAGGCCAGGTGGTCAAACGGTGATGTAGAGCTTGAGGATTCGTCAGGTGTTACACCACTGGAATACCATCCACAGAGCTATATCCACGGCATCATGTGGGCGATCGGACTTGAACTGGCCCTGCTGACCAAGGACCCATGGCAGGTGTTGATGACCACGGACCACCCCAACGGCGGGCCGTATGTAAACTACCCGATGGTCATGACAATGCTAATGAGCCAGAAGAGGCGTGAAAAAGAAATGGCAAAGATAGCTGAGTTGACCTTTGAGCGCACAAGCATTGCCGGCATTGACAGGGAACTGGATTGGTATGATATTGCTATCAAGACCAGGGCCGCACATGCTAAGGTGCAGGGAATAATCGAACTGGGCAAAGGACATCTTGGTGTGGGTGCTGATGCAGACATTGCCATCTATGATATTAAGCCTGATGAGACCGATGCCACTATGGAGTTTGATAAGGTGGAAGCTGCATTCAGGCACGCTGCTTATACTATCAAGGGCGGTGAGATTGTGGTAAAAGACGGTGAGATCACTGCTGTGCCCAAGGGCAGAACCTACTGGGTAAAAGCTACTGCGCCTGCGGATGGACATGAGCGGATGATGGAAGATCTGAAGATGAAGTTCAAGAAATATTATTCCGTGAATATGGCCAACTACATGGTACAGGATGAGTATGTAGAGCATCCGGTCGTGTTTGAGACAGGGTACCAGTAA